The nucleotide window ggtgggctacaagcTACAAATATACTCGACCAAtcacattgcgtatgttctgtccctcaccgGCGCACGCGGTAGGGGACTATTAGGAATCATTATCACgagcgcgttaaaaaagcgtttgaatgaaaaaataaatggaaacatgtgtatttgttcacacgatggcggtagcgtttttatcaagcgttgttggatttcaactttaagccttggtctttaaatcgaatttagcgtgcgggtaGATTCGAACGCTTAACGCGCGTTCAAAAAGCGCTCGTTGTAGGGTCACTTATACTTTTCTCTTTGGTCAGGACCGCATGCATCGCGTCACGTACGTTCGAGTTTCAGACTCAAAAGACTCTTTCCTACCAAcactggttaggttaggtttgttttatggcaatcctgaaaagaagttacgcgtttctgagaaaaactcAACTAATGACCAatgaaaatgtggacaaacaatacattgacttaaaaatatatgggaaacaatagagacccttttAGTATGAGGGCGCCGAAGGCGTACTGCTTCGTACCGCGTGTTAGGCCCTCAGTTTGCTTTGCCGTAATcaggtaaaaataaaacatcgtCTACATTTTAGTCATATATTTAGACGCTCTCTTGCACGGGCGGTTCGTAGCCCTCCGGCCTCTCGGACTTGTCGCCGGCCTCGCCGCGCTTGCCGCTGCCGCCCTCGCCGTGGAGCTCCATCAGCTTGGAGATCTCGAAGCGAGGCCGCTTGAGTACCTTTACCTGAGGAAAACGTATGGGTGAGAAATGTGCTTTAGAGGTGTAGGTAGAGTTGAAGATGAGAGATTGTCAGTGGTAAATCAAAAGGGAACAAATGTTTTCATCAGTTCTGTGTCATTGCGAGCTAGGTGGATCATCATTTAAGTCTTCTTAATTTTCTAAAACAAagaatttttaagtaaaaaaatattgattttaaccCATATATGCCCATTGGGTCGTTTCCGACCCACTGAATAAAACTCTCTTATAATCATTAAAATTAGCAGGAGACAGAGCCTGTAACGTAACCTCAAGAAGAAGctaaaacaagtttttggaatataTGGGTTAAGGTTGTATGGTTAGATGACATTGGTCACTGTACCCATGCTGTTTggagaagtacctacttaaccttttcgacgccgtgcaagcacaaaagctgtcatccagatgccacgtcaccgaaatgtcaaaactgaaattgtactttatgcacatgcatataggtctatgttgctctgtggtctatgactgATTAAtctgtctttggcgttgaacctacagTCCGTATaccggtcattggcgtccagaaGGTTAAGGATTGTACGCGCGATGTAGGAATCGCGTCGACGggcacagcgccatctatcggacAACTGGGTAAAGTCACAgtataaataatagtaagtacTAGGTATAGAAGATtaactctctaacaaaacgcgtctataacgacagatatgaccgctaggtggcgcaagcgcgaacaggcgtccgttccgtagcggtgcgcggcaactactatggctagaccccagaattggtgtgggccgcatgtacttgtagcggcgcgacgaaatcgcggagtgagtcacgcctggtAGTTTACCTTCCTGATGCAGACATCTCGGAGCGGGTAGATGCCGTGGCAGGCCTTCTCGATATCCTTGGCGATGGAGTCGGGCAGCAGCTTGTTGACGACCTCGCGCAGCTCGGAGTTGGTGACGTCGCGGGTGATGATCTCGCACATCTTCTTGCGGATGGCGCGGACCTGGTGGAATATAATAAATTGGTTAGAATATTGATTCAAAGTAAAATTGCTTACCAAGTATATGGTATAGACTTATTTAAAGAAACTGAAATTCCTAGCTATCATGTAATTGTAACTATCTttttatacttcgtttttttttagcattaaaaaagtacaatattttgaaaaacgcTTTGAAAAAAATTGTATCTATTAGGTATTTATGAAACCGAAAGAATGTAAATGAACATATATGCACATAGGAttacttttacttataactgttctcgtgtaagtgacttgtatgtcttttatgagaataaatatctttaaacctaaacttatatgctatatataggtaattgttacctatttgctgtgacttatttttcaaaagcgtttttcaataaagagTTAAGTCAAGATCGTGTAGTCTTTTtttatgctaaaaaaacgaagtataataaaattaataatgttattaGTAATGTAATGTAGCGACGACACAAAGTGATCCTTATGCAATAGTAATAAGACTCGAAATTGTGTGGCAGCATATAATATTCGCAGCATAAAACGATACGAAGACCATAAAGTGTAACTTCATATAGCTGGACTGCGAAAAACAACCTCACAAAATCcggaaaaaaccggacaagtgagagtcggactcgcccaccaagggttccgtactctttagtatttcttattatagcgacaacagaaatacatctgtgaaattttttactgtctaggtatcacggttcatgaggtacagcgtggtgacagacagacggacagtggagtcttggtaatggagtcccgtttttaccctttgagtacggaaccctaaaaaatgaataGTGAAATTTGAACCCGTAATGAAAGAAATAAAGTTgggaatttgtttttttttttttggtaaacaAATGCGACTTTTTCAATTTCCAATTGCAATGATTTAAATTTGGACCACAgaattgaattaaatatatcatagaagacgcaaatgcatctacttcgcgtgaccgaaccccgaccaagcgtcgaggttgaccgtcgctctttacagtccacgcgcgtcagttgttgcagccggacgtccgtgaaaacttaaaaaatacttcgttgcatgataattaactgcaacagcccaaaaattgcaagaacatatttcctatcacagataaataattttaaaattatattatgcgtaatttttttatgaaaaagtcggcacgcttggttttaatacaaatcgtggtatttgcgtcatctagcgtatatattaaatctgtgggtaGGACCTGGAGCCTTAGGAGGCTATTAGACATGTATAGTAAATAGTAAATTTTAATTGGTAAATTTTAATTGgtaaactttaaatttaatttggtattgacatgttttattattatcgttttttacttctatttttattagtttaatcCATGATCctattaattgattttatttttacctatgaATACCTACCTTTGAATTTTAGAATTgtccaaattaaaatgttattaagtaatactaactcattttagttgtagtatcttagttttttagtatttagtattaataattttaaataaataaataaatattaaataataataaatattatagggacattcttacacaaattggctaagtcccacggtaagctcaagaaggcttgtgttgtgggtactcagacaacgatatatataatacttatacaaatacttaaatacatagaaaacatccatgactcaggaacaaatatctgcatgtgttcatcacacaaataaatgaccttaccgggattcgaacccaggaccatcggcttcacaggcagggtcactacccactaggccagaccggtcgtcaagacaaattaaaactaagattttaataattttagttttaatttttagttaagaacttactaacaatgctatggacctatgagttgtctgaaaataaacgaattttatttatttattattattatagtaggTATAAGTCTTTACCTGGGTGTGCTGGGCATAGCAAGTCTTGCGCTGGCTCAGCGTATCCTTGTTGGTGAAGCCAATGCAGAACACTCGCAGCAGGTAGCCATCGGTGGTCTTAACGTCAATGTTGGCTTCCACCAGGGTCTGCCATTTCTTGACCATCCATCTGTAATTAGAAAATTAGATTGTTGaacgaaattttaattaaataaccaATTAACCTTTAAGATTGTATCGACCGTTCAGTGGCGGTCATTAGGCggattgtgttttctaataaaccaattaaaTTTCTTAACTCAAGTGTATTAAAGTTAAAAAGACCACAAGATAAGGAAGGTGACTTTCCCGAAGACTGGAGAAGACACTCAAAAAACCATGATTGATTcacaaaattgtaaaaaatttatGTAAAGAATAAAGGCTCTCTCAATGGGTAGGTGGTATgttgttaaccttttcgacgccgtatcaaacacaaaagcagtcatccagacgccacgtcaccgaagtgtcagaactgaaattgaactttatgcatatgcacgtaggtctatgttgctctgtggtacatgaccgattaatctgtctttggcgttgaacctacgatGCGATCTGTCATTGGCTTCCAAAAGTTAAAAAAGGTTCAGAGATTGTTAAAAATGTAGCAGCGACACAAAGTGTTCTTCTTACAGTGGTAACAAGACTCAATATTGTGTGGCAGCATATAATGTTCGCAGCATAAAACGATACAAAGACCATAAGGTATAACTTCATATAGCTGGACTGCGAAGATATCAAATCTAATAGTGACATTCCACGGAGTAATGCTCatgaaggcttgtgttgtgggtactcaaacaacgatatatatatataatatacaaatatttaaatacatagaaaacatccatgactcggcTACAAAGGTTGAAAGGGgtagtataattaattttaaagagGTCTAGAGATGGacaaatatacataaatttattttatggagGTAGACAAAGTGTGTAATGTGTTCATACCTGAGCTTGTCAGTGGTAAGGTCCATTCCGTGGAAGTTGCAGAGCACATTGCGGCCCTGGACATCCTCAGCGATGAGACGGAACTTGCGGAAAGACCTAGTACAAACGGCTTggttaatgttttaatagctatTGGGTTGAAAGTATATGGGAGATGTTTTTGAGCATTAtcagaaataaaatcaaaagggAACAAACGTTTTCATCAGTTCTGTGTCATTGCGAGCTAGGTGGATCATCATTTAATGCTCATTAAAAACTGTCTTTTTTTAGATCCTTACAGTAACTTATTTACTAGCATAACTTAGACATGGCTAAATTTAGTATGCTAAATTTACAAGGTTCTTCCtgtttaattactattacttAGATGCTAAATCCCTTTCCACATTGTCTAATAatcgggtccacacagagcgagcatacgcgcgatgAAATTGCCTCACTATAGCTAAATGTAgccatgtatttattttatgtaaggaATGATATCTAgaataatactattattttagaACATACCTCTCAGCATCAGTGTCGGCTTGAAGGTCAGCAAGTGACACCTCAAACACGCGCCCCTTCAGACCTTCGGACGCGATTTTCGTAccctagaaaaaaaaacactggtCAGAGACAAATTAAACTTTTTGAGGTTATGTATGCAATGAAGTGATTATCAGTGATAAATCAAAAGGGAACAAATGTTTTCATCAGTTCTGTGTCATTGCGAGCTAGGTGGATCATCATTTAGTACaattttagtttaataataattattgttaattatCTTAGAAACTTTGGCCTCAGCAGGTGGCCACTGCTTGAAAAtgtatgatttaataaatgttataaacagacagacgctagagcatttatttgtacatatatattttcaacCACAAATTGTACAATTATTACTACTTGGCAAACTACTCAAACTAAACTTTACAAAACTCCAAAACTCCTTCGTTATACatcaatttatatgaaattgtcAAAAAAGGAAAAGCTGCTGCTCAGTGTTTAAAAGTTTGTAGACCACGTGGTAGACATACTGC belongs to Cydia strobilella chromosome 27, ilCydStro3.1, whole genome shotgun sequence and includes:
- the LOC134753535 gene encoding small ribosomal subunit protein eS1; the encoded protein is MAVGKNKGLSKGGKKGVKKKIVDPFTRKDWYDVKAPSMFAKRQVGTTLVNRTQGTKIASEGLKGRVFEVSLADLQADTDAERSFRKFRLIAEDVQGRNVLCNFHGMDLTTDKLRWMVKKWQTLVEANIDVKTTDGYLLRVFCIGFTNKDTLSQRKTCYAQHTQVRAIRKKMCEIITRDVTNSELREVVNKLLPDSIAKDIEKACHGIYPLRDVCIRKVKVLKRPRFEISKLMELHGEGGSGKRGEAGDKSERPEGYEPPVQESV